A single window of Lysobacter oculi DNA harbors:
- a CDS encoding DUF1800 domain-containing protein produces the protein MVVLSVALAACGGGGGGGGSPGSGTGGTTPPPPLTPPPAYADIPQSDAEAARFLTQATFGPTRAEITRLRQIGYTRWLDEQLDPVRTPPTLILPHIQKMTAAGTLTYQERRNYWLWQATSARDQLRLRMGFALSQIMVVSDIDYNIRSFDRITDYQDLLDRQAFGSYRELLEKVTLHPAMGTYLSHLANQKAVTYKNAQGVTVNVVPDENYAREVMQLFSIGLVERNPDFSAKLDSAGNTIPTYTQDQVKGMAQVFTGWTWAGNTDAKYWSWAGHDNDYRPMECHPLYHEDKPKTIFRGIVIDRGSDCRASLAQTLDALAAHSNVAPFISRQLIQRFVTSNPSPAYIGRVSKTWTDSNGNLGQVLRAILLDVEARVPPAAGDAAFGKAREPLIQLTTLWRAFDARYLPMPSGEYRFRLNNSWDFTQSLRQDSLRAPSVFNFYEPDYRLPASGGVPGIHAPEFQLYNEASFSSIFNQQSEGAWTSFSPTPPTANTPGPVLDSTALLARANAGDHAGMVSLIDTLLFYGTLSPATRTTMVSMLDQLKTANRSPEECVTSLVQLAMAAPEFVVQR, from the coding sequence TTGGTTGTCCTGTCCGTCGCGCTGGCCGCCTGTGGGGGTGGAGGTGGCGGCGGTGGAAGTCCGGGAAGCGGCACGGGCGGCACGACGCCCCCGCCCCCGCTCACGCCGCCACCCGCCTATGCGGACATCCCCCAATCCGATGCGGAAGCCGCGCGCTTCCTGACCCAGGCCACCTTCGGGCCGACCCGCGCCGAGATCACCCGGCTGCGGCAGATCGGCTACACGCGCTGGCTGGACGAGCAGCTCGACCCGGTGCGCACGCCGCCCACGCTGATCCTGCCGCACATCCAGAAGATGACCGCGGCCGGCACGCTGACCTACCAGGAGCGCCGCAACTACTGGCTGTGGCAGGCCACCAGCGCGCGTGACCAGCTGCGCCTGCGGATGGGCTTCGCGCTCAGCCAGATCATGGTGGTGTCGGACATCGACTACAACATCCGCAGTTTCGACCGCATCACCGACTACCAGGACCTGCTGGACCGGCAGGCCTTCGGCAGCTACCGCGAGCTGCTGGAAAAAGTGACGCTGCACCCGGCGATGGGCACCTACCTGAGCCACCTCGCCAACCAGAAGGCGGTCACCTACAAGAATGCCCAGGGCGTCACGGTGAACGTGGTGCCGGACGAGAACTACGCACGCGAGGTGATGCAGCTGTTCTCGATCGGCCTGGTCGAACGCAACCCGGATTTCAGCGCCAAGCTCGACAGCGCCGGCAACACCATCCCCACCTACACCCAGGACCAGGTCAAGGGCATGGCCCAGGTGTTCACCGGCTGGACCTGGGCCGGCAACACCGATGCCAAGTACTGGAGCTGGGCCGGCCACGACAACGACTACCGGCCGATGGAATGCCACCCGCTGTACCACGAGGACAAGCCGAAGACGATCTTCCGCGGCATCGTCATCGACCGTGGCAGCGACTGCCGGGCCAGCCTGGCGCAGACGCTCGACGCGCTGGCTGCGCATTCCAACGTGGCGCCCTTCATCAGCCGCCAGCTGATCCAGCGCTTCGTCACCAGCAACCCGAGCCCGGCCTACATCGGGCGGGTGTCGAAGACGTGGACCGACAGCAACGGCAACCTGGGCCAGGTGCTGCGCGCGATCCTGCTCGACGTGGAGGCACGCGTGCCGCCGGCCGCCGGCGATGCCGCCTTCGGCAAGGCGCGCGAACCGCTGATCCAGCTGACCACGCTGTGGCGCGCCTTCGATGCCAGGTACCTGCCGATGCCGAGCGGGGAATACCGCTTCCGCCTCAACAATTCCTGGGACTTCACCCAGTCGCTGCGCCAGGATTCGCTGCGTGCGCCGTCGGTGTTCAACTTCTACGAACCCGACTACCGGCTGCCGGCCAGCGGCGGCGTGCCGGGCATCCATGCGCCGGAGTTCCAGCTCTACAACGAGGCCAGCTTCAGCAGCATCTTCAACCAGCAGTCGGAAGGGGCCTGGACCAGCTTCAGTCCCACCCCGCCCACGGCCAACACGCCGGGCCCGGTCCTCGACAGCACGGCGCTGCTCGCCCGCGCCAATGCCGGCGACCACGCGGGCATGGTCTCGCTGATCGACACGCTGCTGTTCTACGGCACGCTATCGCCGGCCACGCGCACCACGATGGTGTCGATGCTGGACCAGCTCAAGACCGCCAACCGTTCGCCCGAGGAGTGCGTCACCTCGCTGGTGCAGCTGGCGATGGCCGCCCCCGAATTCGTCGTGCAACGCTGA
- a CDS encoding DUF1501 domain-containing protein translates to MSHETHDDRRRFLKQLGLTMAGGAAMSAFPQFQLVSRALAATTAPTSGYRALVCIFLFGGNDSFNMLIPHAQPEYDAYLGIRGGVYDAAANSQGLAIDRATLLPVTDTAGKTWGLNPACDGMRTLFEQGELAFLANVGTLTQPIADKREYAAGARLPAALFSHNDQQRLWMRGHSENRALQFGWGGLSADLLRNPASTALPVLPPSISLNGNNLFQAGQFTTPYGMGNQGPVALRRLSENAGNGDAIRRRALLDLLGRDYGPVMQSQYGVIGESSLAISSALGTALANDGTVATIFPPENNLGDQLKMIARTIKASRSPAVNHHRQIFFASMGGFDTHDNQMTQHTALLGKLSSALLAFRRALDEVGALNDTVTFTMSDFGRTLNSNGNGTDHGWGGVQLMMGGSSANGGPLRGRQVWGDYPLLSLDGPRLIERGRVIPTTSNNQMAATLARWLGVDGSDLPLVFPGIGNFPTPTLGFLG, encoded by the coding sequence ATGTCCCACGAGACCCACGACGACCGCCGTCGCTTCCTGAAGCAGCTCGGTCTGACCATGGCCGGTGGCGCGGCGATGTCCGCCTTCCCGCAGTTCCAGCTGGTCAGCCGGGCGCTGGCCGCCACCACCGCGCCCACCAGCGGCTACCGCGCGCTGGTCTGCATCTTCCTGTTCGGCGGCAACGATTCCTTCAACATGCTGATCCCGCATGCGCAGCCGGAATACGACGCCTACCTGGGCATCCGCGGCGGCGTCTACGATGCCGCGGCCAACAGCCAGGGGCTGGCGATCGACCGCGCCACGCTGTTGCCGGTCACCGACACCGCCGGCAAGACCTGGGGCCTCAACCCGGCCTGCGACGGCATGCGGACGCTGTTCGAGCAGGGCGAGCTGGCGTTCCTGGCGAATGTCGGCACGCTGACCCAGCCGATCGCCGACAAGCGCGAATACGCGGCGGGCGCGCGCCTGCCGGCGGCGCTGTTCTCGCACAACGACCAGCAGCGCTTGTGGATGCGCGGGCATTCCGAGAACCGCGCGTTGCAGTTCGGCTGGGGCGGCCTGTCCGCCGACCTGCTGCGCAACCCGGCCTCGACCGCGCTGCCGGTGCTGCCGCCGTCGATCTCGCTCAACGGCAACAACCTGTTCCAGGCCGGGCAGTTCACCACGCCCTACGGCATGGGCAACCAGGGCCCGGTGGCGCTGCGCCGGCTGTCGGAGAACGCCGGCAACGGCGATGCCATCCGCCGCCGCGCGCTGCTCGACCTGCTCGGCCGCGACTACGGCCCGGTGATGCAGTCGCAGTACGGCGTGATCGGCGAGTCCTCGCTGGCGATCTCCAGCGCGCTCGGCACTGCGCTGGCCAATGACGGCACCGTCGCCACCATCTTCCCGCCCGAGAACAACCTGGGCGACCAGCTCAAGATGATCGCGCGCACCATCAAGGCCAGCCGCAGCCCGGCGGTCAACCACCACCGGCAGATCTTCTTCGCGTCGATGGGCGGCTTCGACACCCACGACAACCAGATGACCCAGCACACCGCGCTGCTCGGCAAGCTGAGTTCGGCGCTGCTGGCATTCCGGCGTGCGCTGGACGAGGTCGGCGCGCTCAACGACACCGTGACCTTCACCATGAGCGACTTCGGCCGCACCCTCAACAGCAACGGCAACGGCACCGACCACGGCTGGGGCGGCGTGCAACTGATGATGGGCGGATCCAGCGCCAACGGCGGACCGCTGCGCGGTCGCCAGGTCTGGGGCGACTACCCGCTGCTCTCGCTCGACGGGCCGCGCCTGATCGAACGCGGGCGCGTCATCCCCACCACGTCCAACAACCAGATGGCGGCCACCCTCGCCCGCTGGCTGGGCGTGGATGGCAGCGACCTGCCGCTGGTGTTCCCGGGCATCGGCAACTTCCCGACGCCGACGCTCGGCTTCCTGGGCTGA
- a CDS encoding PilN domain-containing protein, with translation MGAVIPAPPAGRSSSALGGLHRLFDAWGHGLRLALPATLRQRWFPLPPGVWLKLEGDTPQAWVGRRDEAAPATASEVDAEAVLARHPDLPRWLLLSPPNAVRSMLNLPQAADGHLHEALRYEIDRQTPFTAADVTWDARTLSIDPVARQLRAELVAVPLARLAPLLARAQSLGIVLQGVDVATDAGMPSGVNLLPMDLRMQPVNRWRRRNLVLAAIALGLVIVAGFGSIQREKARAADIDTQLRQTRDEARRVSEQRQRLADLTEGARQIQAQRERRAPLSALLNELGERLPANSYVERLAVQGTQLQISGVSPQSTRLVPALQGSPLWRDVAMSGAVAADAGNGGDRYTVSMRLLPPSNEAAR, from the coding sequence ATGGGGGCAGTAATTCCGGCACCGCCGGCAGGACGTTCCAGCAGTGCGCTCGGCGGGCTGCATCGCCTGTTCGACGCATGGGGCCACGGCCTGCGCCTGGCGCTGCCCGCGACATTGCGGCAACGCTGGTTCCCGCTGCCGCCCGGCGTCTGGCTGAAGCTGGAAGGCGACACGCCGCAGGCCTGGGTCGGGCGCCGTGACGAAGCCGCGCCGGCCACCGCATCGGAGGTGGATGCCGAAGCCGTCCTCGCCCGCCATCCCGACCTGCCGCGCTGGCTGCTGCTGTCGCCGCCCAATGCGGTGCGTTCGATGTTGAACCTGCCGCAGGCCGCCGATGGCCATCTGCATGAAGCATTGCGTTACGAGATCGACCGGCAGACGCCGTTCACCGCCGCCGATGTCACCTGGGACGCGCGCACGCTGTCGATCGACCCGGTCGCCCGGCAGCTCCGCGCGGAACTCGTCGCCGTGCCGCTGGCGCGCCTCGCGCCGCTGCTGGCGCGCGCGCAGTCGCTCGGCATCGTGCTGCAGGGGGTGGATGTCGCCACCGACGCCGGCATGCCTTCCGGCGTCAACCTGCTGCCGATGGATCTGCGGATGCAGCCGGTCAACCGCTGGCGGCGCCGCAACCTCGTCCTCGCCGCGATCGCGCTCGGGCTGGTGATCGTGGCCGGCTTCGGCTCGATCCAGCGCGAGAAGGCCCGCGCCGCCGACATCGACACCCAGCTTCGGCAGACGCGCGACGAGGCACGACGCGTGTCCGAACAGCGCCAGCGGCTGGCCGACCTGACCGAGGGCGCGCGCCAGATCCAGGCGCAGCGCGAACGCCGCGCACCGCTGTCGGCGCTGCTCAATGAACTGGGCGAGCGGCTGCCGGCCAACAGCTATGTCGAGCGCCTCGCGGTGCAGGGCACGCAGCTGCAGATTTCAGGCGTGTCGCCGCAGTCCACCCGGCTGGTGCCGGCGCTGCAGGGCAGCCCGTTGTGGCGCGATGTGGCGATGTCCGGCGCGGTCGCGGCGGATGCCGGCAACGGCGGCGACCGCTATACCGTGTCGATGCGTCTGCTTCCGCCTTCGAACGAGGCCGCGCGATGA
- the aqpZ gene encoding aquaporin Z, with amino-acid sequence MQTKKWAAEFIGTFWLVLGGCGSAVLAAKFGGDGNPLGIGLVGVALAFGLTVLTGAYAFGHISGGHFNPAVSVGLWAGGRFPARELPGYIVAQVLGAILAGGLLYFIATGNGTAITPSAGGDAATAGTFASNGFDALSPGGYSMAAALACEIVMTAMFLIIIMGATHKRAPAGFAPIAIGLGLTLIHLISIPVTNTSVNPARSTGVALFAGSGAISQLWLFWLAPFIGAVLGGVIYKWLGADERG; translated from the coding sequence ATGCAGACGAAGAAATGGGCGGCCGAGTTCATCGGCACCTTCTGGCTGGTGCTGGGCGGTTGCGGCAGCGCGGTGCTGGCCGCGAAGTTCGGCGGCGACGGTAATCCACTCGGCATCGGCCTGGTCGGCGTGGCACTGGCCTTCGGCCTGACCGTGCTGACCGGCGCGTATGCGTTCGGGCATATCTCGGGCGGCCACTTCAACCCGGCGGTCAGCGTGGGCCTGTGGGCCGGCGGACGTTTCCCGGCGCGCGAGCTGCCCGGTTACATCGTCGCCCAAGTGCTCGGCGCGATCCTGGCCGGCGGCCTGCTGTACTTCATCGCGACCGGCAACGGCACGGCCATCACCCCATCGGCAGGGGGAGATGCGGCGACGGCCGGCACCTTCGCCAGCAACGGCTTCGACGCGCTGTCACCCGGCGGCTATTCGATGGCCGCGGCGCTGGCCTGCGAGATCGTGATGACCGCGATGTTCCTCATCATCATCATGGGCGCCACCCACAAGCGCGCACCGGCCGGCTTCGCGCCGATCGCCATCGGTCTGGGGCTGACGTTGATCCACCTGATCAGCATCCCGGTCACCAATACCTCGGTGAACCCGGCGCGCTCCACCGGCGTGGCGCTGTTCGCCGGCAGCGGCGCGATCTCGCAGCTGTGGCTGTTCTGGCTGGCGCCGTTCATCGGCGCGGTGCTTGGCGGCGTCATCTACAAATGGCTGGGTGCCGACGAACGCGGCTGA
- a CDS encoding GspH/FimT family pseudopilin produces MLEILLVLALVAGAMTMMAAAFTRGSDGPRLRAATAQMANGLRDAGARAMLEQKVQRFELESAAHRWQAAGGKPQPVPEAIALSMITAAELRTPRGGAILFFPDGASSGGRIELSQGTQAWRLDVNWLTGQVRTTRASTP; encoded by the coding sequence TTGCTGGAAATCCTGCTGGTGCTGGCGCTGGTCGCCGGCGCGATGACGATGATGGCCGCGGCCTTCACCCGCGGCAGCGACGGCCCGCGCCTGCGGGCGGCGACCGCGCAGATGGCCAATGGCCTGCGCGATGCCGGCGCCCGCGCGATGCTGGAACAGAAAGTGCAGCGCTTCGAGCTGGAATCGGCCGCGCACCGCTGGCAGGCGGCGGGTGGCAAGCCGCAGCCGGTGCCGGAGGCCATCGCGCTGTCGATGATCACCGCCGCCGAACTGCGCACGCCGCGTGGCGGCGCGATCCTGTTCTTCCCCGACGGCGCCTCCAGCGGCGGGCGCATCGAACTGTCGCAGGGCACGCAGGCGTGGCGGCTGGACGTGAACTGGCTAACCGGGCAGGTCAGGACGACCCGGGCCTCGACGCCGTGA
- the gspD gene encoding type II secretion system secretin GspD, translated as MTIRFTAPLALVLLAGCATAPVPEMRRDADLSRSTGVAGTQAPAMPQESVLLEGDASPRPVIRRGNGRAIAPPSAPALSGPVKGRGGTSLVFQDEPIQSLVAVILGDMLGQNYVIAPGVQGTVNINTPRPVTQAEALRLLESVLGWNNARLIWADGRYNIVPADQAVSSGLLAPSVAGGNGSSRGIGYQVRPYELRYISATEMEKILKPYARPSAIVNVDGGRNIITLAGTPTELENYRRTIQTFDVDWMASMSVGVFPLQSGRAAQVVNDLERVFGEQSRTPVAGMFRFMPLEASNSVLVIASQPNYLDDIQQWIDRIDGGATGGRLYTYELKYVKARELAQRLAEVFGGTTAQAGAQPPSLMPGLTPTEIRDTPVSADSGTSNATVGNTGAAGGGFNGQMQLNPQTQGGSGAVRLQVNGDQVGVAAVEENNALLVRASPSAWKSIREVIQKLDVMPLQVHIEAQVVEVNLTGDLRYGVNWYLENGITDPAIRAAAAQKQGFGLVGGSIIGDGSGLALSFLGHNVAALLTALDKVTDLRLLQTPSLMVKNNAEATLNVGSRIPVASVTVNPGTGNTPTYSQVQYLDTGTILKVRPRVTRDGMVFLDIVQEVSSPGSVADIYGNVRINTRRMKTEAAVQSGDTVMLAGLISDEASKGTSGVPFLSRLPVVGGLFGVQSDRSARTEVIILITPRLIRDPGEARALTDEYGRRFKGLEPIRLQQKPKR; from the coding sequence ATGACCATTCGCTTCACTGCCCCGCTTGCCCTTGTCCTCCTCGCCGGTTGCGCCACCGCGCCCGTGCCCGAGATGCGCCGCGACGCCGACCTGAGCCGCAGCACCGGCGTGGCCGGCACGCAGGCGCCGGCGATGCCGCAGGAAAGCGTGCTGCTGGAAGGCGACGCCAGTCCGCGCCCGGTGATCCGCCGCGGCAACGGCCGGGCCATCGCGCCGCCGTCGGCGCCGGCGCTGAGCGGCCCGGTGAAGGGCCGCGGCGGCACCTCGCTGGTGTTCCAGGACGAGCCGATCCAGTCGCTGGTCGCGGTCATCCTGGGCGACATGCTGGGCCAGAACTACGTCATCGCGCCCGGCGTGCAGGGCACGGTCAACATCAACACCCCGCGCCCGGTGACCCAGGCCGAAGCGCTGCGTCTGCTGGAAAGCGTGCTGGGCTGGAACAACGCGCGGCTGATCTGGGCCGACGGCCGCTATAACATCGTGCCGGCCGACCAGGCGGTGTCGTCGGGCCTGCTCGCGCCTTCGGTGGCCGGTGGCAACGGCAGCTCGCGCGGCATCGGCTACCAGGTGCGCCCGTACGAGCTGCGCTACATCTCGGCCACCGAGATGGAAAAGATCCTCAAGCCGTACGCGCGGCCTTCGGCGATCGTCAACGTGGACGGCGGCCGCAACATCATCACCCTGGCCGGCACCCCGACCGAGCTGGAGAACTACCGCCGCACCATCCAGACCTTCGACGTGGACTGGATGGCCAGCATGTCGGTGGGCGTGTTCCCGCTGCAGAGCGGGCGCGCGGCGCAGGTGGTGAACGACCTGGAGCGCGTGTTCGGCGAACAGAGCCGCACGCCGGTCGCGGGCATGTTCCGCTTCATGCCGCTGGAGGCGTCGAACTCGGTGCTGGTGATCGCCTCGCAGCCCAACTACCTCGACGACATCCAGCAGTGGATCGACCGCATCGACGGCGGTGCCACCGGCGGCCGGCTCTACACCTACGAGCTGAAGTACGTGAAGGCGCGCGAACTCGCGCAGCGGCTGGCGGAGGTCTTCGGCGGCACCACGGCGCAGGCCGGCGCGCAGCCGCCGAGCCTGATGCCCGGCCTCACCCCGACCGAGATCCGCGACACGCCGGTCTCCGCCGACAGCGGCACCAGCAATGCCACGGTCGGCAACACCGGCGCGGCGGGCGGCGGCTTCAACGGCCAGATGCAGCTCAATCCGCAGACCCAGGGCGGCAGCGGCGCGGTGCGCCTGCAGGTCAACGGCGACCAGGTCGGCGTGGCGGCGGTGGAGGAAAACAACGCGCTGCTGGTGCGGGCCTCGCCTTCGGCATGGAAGTCGATCCGCGAAGTGATCCAGAAGCTCGATGTGATGCCGCTGCAGGTGCACATCGAGGCGCAGGTGGTGGAAGTGAACCTGACCGGCGACCTGCGCTACGGCGTGAACTGGTATCTGGAAAACGGCATCACCGATCCCGCCATCCGCGCCGCGGCCGCGCAGAAGCAGGGCTTCGGGCTGGTCGGCGGCAGCATCATCGGTGACGGCAGCGGGCTGGCGCTGAGTTTCCTCGGCCACAACGTGGCGGCGCTGCTGACCGCACTCGACAAGGTCACCGACCTGCGCCTGCTGCAGACGCCGTCGCTGATGGTCAAGAACAACGCGGAAGCCACGCTCAACGTCGGCAGCCGCATCCCGGTGGCCTCGGTCACGGTCAACCCCGGCACCGGCAACACGCCGACCTACAGCCAGGTGCAGTACCTCGACACCGGCACCATCCTCAAGGTGCGCCCGCGGGTGACCCGCGACGGCATGGTCTTCCTCGACATCGTGCAGGAAGTCAGCAGCCCGGGCAGCGTGGCCGACATCTACGGCAACGTGCGCATCAACACCCGCCGCATGAAGACCGAGGCCGCGGTGCAGAGCGGCGACACGGTGATGCTGGCCGGCCTGATCAGCGACGAGGCCTCGAAGGGGACGTCCGGCGTGCCCTTCCTCTCGCGGCTGCCGGTGGTCGGCGGGCTGTTCGGCGTGCAGAGCGACCGCTCGGCGCGCACCGAGGTCATCATCCTGATCACCCCGCGCCTGATCCGCGACCCGGGCGAGGCGCGCGCGCTGACCGACGAGTACGGCCGCCGCTTCAAGGGCCTGGAACCGATCCGCCTGCAGCAGAAGCCGAAACGCTGA
- a CDS encoding prepilin-type N-terminal cleavage/methylation domain-containing protein: MRGFTLLELLLATLLLASAIAVTAASVRGMSRAQARSEALLEASMTRNAVASLLRGRIGAAMAVKFDPGDGSEAMFLGNALRMEFVTEMPPYPTLAGPMRQVIEVQSAGAGQLICVATGPRGVPGLACAPDERTTLVADLARAEFRYRGRDEDGRPGPWLPEWKRSDILPEWIEVRMTARPGEPEWPLLDVRIPLAVNPVP; encoded by the coding sequence ATGCGCGGCTTCACCCTGCTGGAACTGCTGCTGGCGACCCTGCTGCTGGCCAGCGCGATCGCGGTCACCGCGGCGAGCGTGCGCGGGATGTCGCGGGCGCAGGCACGCAGCGAGGCGCTGCTGGAAGCGAGCATGACCCGCAACGCCGTGGCCAGCCTGCTGCGCGGGCGGATCGGCGCGGCGATGGCGGTCAAGTTCGACCCCGGCGACGGCAGCGAGGCGATGTTCCTCGGCAACGCATTGCGGATGGAATTCGTCACCGAGATGCCGCCCTACCCCACGCTCGCCGGGCCGATGCGGCAGGTGATCGAAGTGCAGTCGGCGGGTGCCGGCCAACTGATCTGCGTCGCCACCGGGCCGCGCGGCGTGCCGGGGCTGGCCTGCGCGCCGGACGAGCGCACCACGCTGGTGGCGGACTTGGCCCGCGCGGAATTCCGCTATCGCGGGCGTGACGAGGACGGGCGGCCCGGACCGTGGCTGCCGGAATGGAAACGCAGCGACATCCTCCCGGAATGGATCGAAGTGCGGATGACCGCGCGGCCGGGCGAACCGGAATGGCCGCTGCTCGATGTGCGCATCCCGCTCGCGGTGAACCCGGTGCCATGA
- a CDS encoding type II secretion system protein GspK, with protein MTRRLCRGFALPLMLWLIAILMTMVAVLAYSAKVGHIEARAQFDRVQAEAAARAGIAYAVARNDRALGSEAWGPSMTPHRLQLDGWDIQITFRDEAGKFDLNQGDPDLLAALMQARQVPAEQRARIVGGLQALRRDNTGIAPPLPAVPGAPPPVTGVVRTIASVSELRQWPGVSADTLARIGGELTVHGNAAQPEWRLASPAMREALAAIGRAGADTSPAAGPEFGSGTYAIESIARRPGRPPGRVFVVLRAFPRASGGMASVWLAWEHGSWGQ; from the coding sequence ATGACGAGGCGCCTTTGCCGGGGATTCGCGCTGCCGCTGATGCTGTGGCTGATCGCGATCCTGATGACGATGGTCGCGGTGCTGGCGTATTCGGCGAAGGTCGGCCACATCGAGGCGCGCGCGCAGTTCGACCGCGTGCAGGCCGAAGCCGCCGCCCGCGCCGGCATCGCCTACGCGGTGGCGCGCAATGACCGCGCGCTGGGCAGCGAGGCGTGGGGGCCGTCGATGACGCCGCACCGCCTGCAACTCGACGGCTGGGACATCCAGATCACCTTTCGCGACGAAGCCGGCAAGTTCGACCTCAACCAGGGCGACCCCGACCTGCTGGCCGCGCTGATGCAGGCCAGGCAGGTGCCGGCCGAACAGCGCGCGCGGATCGTCGGCGGGCTGCAGGCGCTCCGGCGCGACAACACCGGCATCGCGCCCCCGCTGCCGGCGGTCCCCGGCGCACCGCCACCGGTGACCGGCGTGGTGCGGACGATCGCCAGCGTGTCGGAACTGCGGCAGTGGCCGGGCGTCAGCGCGGACACCCTCGCGCGGATCGGCGGCGAACTCACCGTGCATGGCAATGCCGCGCAACCGGAATGGCGCCTGGCGAGTCCGGCGATGCGCGAGGCACTGGCCGCGATCGGGCGCGCCGGCGCCGACACTTCGCCCGCCGCCGGACCCGAATTCGGCAGCGGAACTTATGCCATAGAATCGATTGCTCGCCGGCCCGGAAGACCTCCCGGCCGCGTTTTCGTCGTGCTGCGCGCCTTCCCGCGCGCGAGTGGCGGCATGGCTTCCGTCTGGCTCGCTTGGGAACACGGTTCATGGGGGCAGTAA
- the gspG gene encoding type II secretion system major pseudopilin GspG: MSRASKSRIAIRLGNRRQAGFTLIEIVLVVMLIGVVVAFAASRILGGGDRAKVGLAKAQIQTTADKIEQFKLDVGRYPAQLDELVTAPAGGSGWLGPYAKALELKDPWGNAIGYKVPGQGKPFELTSLGRDGKPGGSSVDADIANE; this comes from the coding sequence ATGAGTCGAGCGTCGAAATCGCGTATCGCTATCCGGCTGGGCAATCGGCGGCAGGCTGGCTTCACCCTCATCGAGATCGTGCTGGTGGTGATGCTGATCGGCGTGGTGGTGGCCTTCGCCGCATCGCGCATCCTCGGTGGCGGCGACCGCGCCAAGGTCGGCCTGGCCAAGGCGCAGATCCAGACCACGGCCGACAAGATCGAGCAGTTCAAGCTGGATGTCGGCCGCTACCCCGCGCAGCTCGACGAACTGGTCACCGCGCCGGCGGGCGGCAGCGGCTGGCTGGGCCCGTACGCCAAGGCGCTGGAACTCAAGGACCCCTGGGGCAATGCCATCGGCTACAAGGTGCCGGGCCAGGGCAAGCCGTTCGAGCTGACCAGTCTGGGCCGCGATGGCAAGCCGGGCGGTTCCAGCGTCGATGCCGACATCGCCAACGAATAA
- the gspM gene encoding type II secretion system protein GspM codes for MTAVAPALSPIERRQRNVAVLMLAITLAIAIGLLHALWWQPWSAARAQANQLAERQARAQALVAQRGPIEAALLAAEDASRQQPLWLPEGSVAQAIDGIAQRVDQSVAMVGGEGQRCRVQSRNPTPVASDPRRATLVLRLRCGNAELLQLLYLLESGQPALLVDDLNISAPPQYPGAILTGLAGVLDVGLSVSGQVQPTASAGDAP; via the coding sequence ATGACCGCCGTCGCGCCCGCCCTCTCACCCATCGAACGCCGCCAGCGCAACGTGGCGGTGTTGATGCTGGCGATCACGCTGGCCATCGCCATCGGCCTGCTGCATGCGCTGTGGTGGCAGCCGTGGAGCGCCGCCCGTGCGCAGGCCAACCAGCTCGCCGAACGCCAGGCCCGCGCGCAGGCGCTGGTGGCGCAACGCGGCCCGATCGAAGCCGCGCTGCTCGCCGCCGAAGACGCATCGCGCCAGCAACCGCTGTGGCTGCCCGAAGGCAGCGTCGCGCAGGCCATCGACGGCATCGCCCAGCGCGTGGACCAGTCGGTGGCGATGGTCGGCGGCGAAGGCCAGCGCTGCCGCGTGCAGAGCCGCAACCCCACGCCGGTCGCCAGCGACCCGCGCCGCGCCACCCTGGTGCTGCGCCTGCGCTGCGGCAATGCCGAGCTGCTGCAGCTGCTCTATCTGCTCGAAAGCGGCCAGCCGGCGTTGCTGGTCGATGACCTCAACATCTCCGCGCCGCCGCAGTACCCGGGCGCCATCCTAACCGGCCTGGCCGGCGTGCTGGATGTCGGCCTGAGCGTCAGCGGCCAGGTGCAGCCGACGGCGTCCGCCGGGGACGCGCCATGA
- a CDS encoding type IV pilus modification PilV family protein: MSAPPKPHRHAKEAGFSLIELIVAFALMALVLTTVLAVSARAYRQIGWSGSAAEAAQWAQSLSDEAEGRRLALGREHGSVQGGRYQWSREVAEYADPEGLLVDANGRARLWQTTLEVQWDDGGRAQSVRMVGLVNPPPTASGPVPGGDAAGDGGAPK; encoded by the coding sequence GTGAGCGCGCCGCCGAAGCCACATCGCCATGCAAAAGAAGCCGGCTTCAGCCTGATCGAACTCATCGTCGCGTTCGCGCTGATGGCGCTGGTGCTGACCACGGTGCTGGCGGTGTCGGCACGCGCCTACCGGCAGATCGGCTGGTCGGGCTCGGCGGCGGAGGCGGCGCAATGGGCGCAGTCGCTGAGCGACGAGGCCGAAGGCCGGCGGCTGGCGCTGGGCCGCGAACACGGCAGCGTGCAGGGCGGCCGCTACCAGTGGTCGCGCGAGGTGGCCGAATACGCCGACCCCGAAGGCCTGCTGGTCGATGCCAACGGCCGCGCGCGGCTCTGGCAGACCACGCTGGAAGTGCAGTGGGATGACGGCGGACGCGCGCAGTCGGTGCGCATGGTCGGGCTGGTCAATCCGCCGCCGACCGCTTCCGGCCCGGTGCCCGGTGGCGATGCGGCGGGCGATGGGGGCGCACCGAAATGA